The genomic segment CTTTTGATTCCTCTATCTAATGCACCAGTAGTCTTCAGCACTTCTTCATGTATCGTTTCTGCAAAAGGATAGTTGTCTTCAGTTTTTACATCACTTAAATATGCAGGGCAATACAAAGTTTGTATCCCAGATATATCTTTATCATCATGTGCATTAAAGTGTATGCTTATAAATGCATCTCCATTGCTTTGGTTAGCTTTTTCTGCTCTATCATACAAGTCTATATATTCATCTTTATCTCTGATTAATAAAGTGTTAAAGCCCAATTCCTTTAATTTTTTCTCTAAGCTTAAAGCATAATCTAATGCTATATCTTTTTCTTTCATCTTAGTTATAGGACCAATAGTTCCAGGATCCTTGCCCCCATGTCCTGCATCAATTATTATTAATTTATCGCTATATTTCTTAATCTTGTCCAGAACTTTTATCTTAATCACATCATCTCTAGTCGATGACAATACAGTATAAGAAATATCTTTTTTAAACTTCACAAATATTTTATTATAGTCACCTATATTTTCAACCTTAATATAGTCTGTCAGCTCATCATTAAGCTCAATTATACCATTTTCTAAATCAGCATACTTTCTAAAAAATCTTATCTCCATCATTTTGCTATTTTCATCATATTTCACATAGTAATTCATCCTTTTGTTAGCTTTAATCTGTAGCAATCGATTTCCATCATCTAATCTTTCAAAGCTAATATTTTTCAACCCATTATCATCAAGAAATAAAATTATTTTATCATCTTCTACTTCAGTAGTTAAATGAGGCTTCACATCCTTCTCTTTTAAGTCTAAAACTACTCTAACTATTTTATCCTGCTCATTATATAATGAATCTGGTTTAAATTGTGATGTTCTAATACCTTTTATAAATTCAGTTTCTATTTCAAGTTTATTATTATTCATTTCTAACAGTGAATCCAAAAGGTCTATAACTATTCTATCAGGTTCATAAAGTCTAAGTATGTTATAATCAGGTCTATTTGTATTATATATTACAACTCCCTTTTTATCTCCTATAGTTTCTAGCTTTATATTACTTACCTTGTTTACAAAATCAATTTCAATTTGTTTATTATCCTTAGACCTGTTAACGTTGTAACTAACAAATCTATCTAATTCTATAACTATTCTTGTTATATCAGGATCTATTGAAAATTGAGAGGCTCTAATCTTTTTTATTGGATACTTATTTGTATCTAATTCTAAAATACCTCTCGAAGCAATAATTTGCTTATTCTCTATATTTAAATTACTTCTAGGTATATCAATTACTAATCTATATGGGTCTTCTAAAAATATATCTTTATATGAAACTAATCCAGTAGTTTCTATTTTAATCTTAGGTAAATTGCCTTCACTTTCCGTTATACTTATATTTGTTACATCTTGTTTTTTATAATCTATTGTTCCAGTCCAAGTTTCCGGTATCCAGCCAACATCAAATCCAAGAGTTTCTGATACAAATCTTAATGGTACCATCGTTCTGTCATTAATAAGTTTTGCTGGTACATTATAAGGTAGTTTTGTAACCTCTCCATTAATAATTACATCTGAACTGTTTATTTTTAATATTATCTCTTTTTCTTGAGTTTTTATAGTAGCTTCATATTTTTCCTGATCCCAGCTAATATCTGCATTTAAGTAGTTTGCAACAAATCTGACCGGAACTAAGGTTCTTGAATTATATAAAATAGGTGGGACATCAGATTTGATTGGTTCACCATTAATAAGGATATTTATCTTTTTTACTTTAATAATCTTTCCGTCAACTGTTACATCTACTAATTCTGGACCTTGTTCAGCATAGGATGCTGGAATTAACAGAAAAAACGTGAGTATAGTAAGTATTATTACAATTAACCTTTTCATCATTTGTCCCCCTTAAAAATATCGTCGTTAGTCTTTCGTCATTCGCTATTCGTCATATCAGCAAGCGAAAAACGAAAAAATTGCTTAATTATGTCTTAAATAGATTTCGACAAAACCCGACTTCTTCCTCATTCAATTCTATTTATATCACTGCAAATACCTTATGTCAACGGAACTTGCAATATTGTAATAGTATTTTAATATTAAGCAAAATAAGGTATGGTTTGTAAAAATAACCATACCTTAAACTTGTTGACAAAGTCATTTTTATCAATGAATTGAAAAATAACGCTCATAGACAAATCTTTAGAGAAAACTAAGATTCATAATTTTGAAAAATCCTAACACACCTAATCAAGACGTCCTGTCTTGTAGGATGCTGGCTTAGCGTCCTGCTAAGCCTACGGATTTTTCTAAAATTATTCATCAAGTTTTCTTTGCTAAAGCTTTGCAATTATTCGCTTTTATTTTTCAATCATTTCTATTTTGTCTACAGTCTGAAGATATAGTTTATAACCATACCTTATCTATACAACTTTATATAATTCGTCACTTTCAGGCGGAAGTATTTCTTTAACAGCATCTTCATCCTCTATTAATATACCTTTTTCTATAATTTCTCCAATTAAACTTACATTAATATTGTTTTTGATAAGCTCTGATATTATTGCGTCTGTCTTTTCTTTAGGCGATATTATAAGCATACTCCCGCTAGATATAAGCTTAAGTGGGTCAATATTAAATAACTTGCATATAGACTTAGTTTCATTAGTCAAAGGTATCTTTTTCTTAAACACTTTCAATCCTTTTGATATCGCATTTGCCATTTCCCATATTGCTCCAAGCACTCCACCCTCAGTTACATCATGCATATATAAAGCTCCTTTTTTACTTGCCAAAAGTCCTTCTTTTACAACACTTATCATTTCCATATATTCTTTAGCTTTTTCTATTATTTCATGACTTAATTTGTCTTTTAATTTATCCTCTAAATCATGTGCTATTATTGCTGTACCTTCTAATCCTGCATACTTTGTTAATAAAATTTTATCACCAGTTTTGATAGAATCTTTACTTACAAAATATTCTCTAGCTTGTTTACCTATTACTGTTGTAGATACTACTATTTTATTTACTGCACTTGAAATCTCTGTATGACCGCCAATTATTTCTACATTTAATTTTTCTGCAACTGAACTTGCTTCTCTCATAATTAATTCTATATCCTCTTTTTCTGTACCTTCAGGAGCCAATATAGTCATTAACAAACCTACTGGCTCTGCTCCATTTGAGGCTACATCATTGCATGAAATATGTACTGCTAGCTTACCTAAATTTTTACTTGCACCTGTTATTGGATCTGTTGATACTACACATAAATCATCTCC from the Caloranaerobacter ferrireducens genome contains:
- a CDS encoding N-acetylmuramoyl-L-alanine amidase family protein encodes the protein MKRLIVIILTILTFFLLIPASYAEQGPELVDVTVDGKIIKVKKINILINGEPIKSDVPPILYNSRTLVPVRFVANYLNADISWDQEKYEATIKTQEKEIILKINSSDVIINGEVTKLPYNVPAKLINDRTMVPLRFVSETLGFDVGWIPETWTGTIDYKKQDVTNISITESEGNLPKIKIETTGLVSYKDIFLEDPYRLVIDIPRSNLNIENKQIIASRGILELDTNKYPIKKIRASQFSIDPDITRIVIELDRFVSYNVNRSKDNKQIEIDFVNKVSNIKLETIGDKKGVVIYNTNRPDYNILRLYEPDRIVIDLLDSLLEMNNNKLEIETEFIKGIRTSQFKPDSLYNEQDKIVRVVLDLKEKDVKPHLTTEVEDDKIILFLDDNGLKNISFERLDDGNRLLQIKANKRMNYYVKYDENSKMMEIRFFRKYADLENGIIELNDELTDYIKVENIGDYNKIFVKFKKDISYTVLSSTRDDVIKIKVLDKIKKYSDKLIIIDAGHGGKDPGTIGPITKMKEKDIALDYALSLEKKLKELGFNTLLIRDKDEYIDLYDRAEKANQSNGDAFISIHFNAHDDKDISGIQTLYCPAYLSDVKTEDNYPFAETIHEEVLKTTGALDRGIKRRPKLVVVRETKMVAALLELGFVTNPDEEKKIVTEEYKNKAIQGIVNGIIRYFEAK
- a CDS encoding AIR synthase family protein, whose product is MKIGKLPNDLLKSIVFSNIKYKRDEVVTRAGIGEDCAVLNLGDDLCVVSTDPITGASKNLGKLAVHISCNDVASNGAEPVGLLMTILAPEGTEKEDIELIMREASSVAEKLNVEIIGGHTEISSAVNKIVVSTTVIGKQAREYFVSKDSIKTGDKILLTKYAGLEGTAIIAHDLEDKLKDKLSHEIIEKAKEYMEMISVVKEGLLASKKGALYMHDVTEGGVLGAIWEMANAISKGLKVFKKKIPLTNETKSICKLFNIDPLKLISSGSMLIISPKEKTDAIISELIKNNINVSLIGEIIEKGILIEDEDAVKEILPPESDELYKVV